A genomic region of Catalinimonas niigatensis contains the following coding sequences:
- a CDS encoding sugar phosphate isomerase/epimerase family protein, which translates to MKDHNYPKLHNATWPGIVGKGPDSEPVIPFDKMLEMTAAAEVGGVKFDGVDLGLLDPHINVDSSDDEIKKLADKIAGYNLKVGSLVAPIWGGPVLGSNEDRKTFVELVRKACRYGKVLRDHGVRSYGIIRIDTASSPEAWTKDPAGSNKLIAQTFREACDVAADFDEKLAAEGEICWGGMHSWKTMVDTLESVDRPNIGFQADMSHTLLYLLGYNRPEDRILPKDFDWSDKAALEDGLKTVTKALRPWTIDFHVAQNDGTVHGTGSHDKTGRHCLATDPNGKLDIAKHAGYWLRDENGNLTKAFKHICWDGCMFDNDVMMKQQTWNDILATMIKVREAHGWKEA; encoded by the coding sequence ATGAAAGATCATAATTATCCCAAATTACACAATGCTACCTGGCCCGGAATCGTAGGGAAAGGCCCCGACTCAGAGCCAGTCATTCCTTTTGATAAAATGCTGGAAATGACCGCGGCCGCTGAGGTAGGCGGTGTCAAATTTGACGGCGTAGACCTTGGCCTGCTTGATCCCCACATCAATGTGGATAGCTCTGATGATGAAATCAAAAAACTGGCCGATAAAATTGCCGGCTACAACCTCAAGGTAGGCAGTCTGGTGGCTCCCATCTGGGGTGGTCCTGTCTTAGGCAGCAATGAAGACCGCAAAACTTTTGTGGAGTTGGTGCGCAAAGCCTGCCGCTATGGTAAGGTACTGCGTGATCATGGCGTTCGCTCTTATGGCATCATCCGTATTGATACCGCTTCCAGCCCGGAAGCCTGGACAAAAGACCCTGCCGGTAGTAACAAACTTATTGCCCAGACTTTCCGAGAAGCCTGTGATGTAGCGGCTGATTTTGACGAAAAGCTGGCGGCAGAAGGCGAAATCTGCTGGGGGGGTATGCACAGCTGGAAAACAATGGTAGATACCCTGGAATCAGTGGATCGTCCGAATATAGGTTTTCAGGCCGACATGTCGCATACCCTTTTGTATCTGCTGGGCTACAATCGTCCCGAAGACCGTATCCTTCCCAAAGATTTTGACTGGAGCGACAAGGCTGCGCTGGAAGATGGACTCAAAACCGTCACCAAAGCCCTGCGTCCCTGGACGATTGACTTCCACGTAGCACAGAACGATGGTACGGTACATGGCACAGGTTCGCACGATAAAACGGGACGCCACTGTCTGGCTACTGATCCTAACGGTAAGCTGGATATTGCCAAACATGCCGGTTACTGGCTGCGCGATGAAAATGGAAACCTCACCAAGGCTTTCAAGCACATCTGCTGGGATGGCTGTATGTTTGACAACGACGTCATGATGAAGCAGCAGACCTGGAATGATATTCTGGCTACCATGATCAAGGTTCGGGAAGCCCACGGCTGGAAAGAAGCCTAG
- a CDS encoding Gfo/Idh/MocA family protein — MSNKKELRIGLIGSGLMARTHSNGYKQVSQFFPELTHRPVLKVVCARTEDKVKKFAEQWGYESYETDWKAVIARDDIDAVDICTPNDTHSPIAIAAAEAGKMVLCEKPLARTVAEAKPMVAAVEKAGVANTVWYNYRRVPAVTLIKQIVDSGKLGKIFHYRSNFLQDWTISPDLPQGGDALWRLDVDAAGSGVTGDLLAHCIDTAMWLNGGIKDVSAMTETFIKERVHQGTGKKQKVGIDDACIFHCHFDNGSLGLFEATRYARGHKALYTLEINGEHASLRWDLHDMNRLEFFDHDDEGIVRGWRSILVTDGDQPYMDRWWIPGTSIGYEHTFTHQVADFLKSLETGEPCLPNFRDALETQKVCEAVIDSANSRSWKDTQVKWE, encoded by the coding sequence ATGAGCAATAAGAAAGAACTCAGAATAGGCTTAATAGGCAGCGGCCTGATGGCCCGTACCCATTCCAATGGCTATAAACAGGTCAGCCAATTCTTTCCCGAACTGACCCATCGTCCGGTACTGAAAGTAGTCTGTGCCCGTACAGAAGATAAAGTAAAAAAGTTTGCCGAGCAGTGGGGCTATGAGTCCTATGAAACCGATTGGAAAGCAGTGATTGCCCGCGATGATATAGATGCTGTTGACATTTGTACGCCCAACGATACTCACTCGCCCATCGCGATTGCCGCGGCTGAAGCAGGCAAGATGGTGCTGTGTGAGAAACCTTTGGCCCGTACTGTTGCGGAGGCCAAACCAATGGTAGCCGCAGTAGAAAAAGCTGGCGTGGCCAATACCGTTTGGTACAACTATCGCCGCGTTCCGGCAGTTACCCTGATCAAACAGATTGTGGATTCAGGCAAACTGGGCAAGATTTTTCATTACCGTTCCAACTTTCTCCAAGACTGGACCATCAGCCCCGATCTGCCTCAGGGTGGTGATGCGCTATGGCGTCTGGATGTAGATGCTGCTGGCTCCGGGGTGACCGGCGACCTGCTGGCTCACTGCATAGATACTGCGATGTGGCTCAACGGAGGCATCAAGGATGTATCGGCCATGACAGAAACTTTCATCAAAGAACGGGTACATCAGGGTACTGGAAAAAAACAGAAGGTAGGGATTGATGATGCCTGTATCTTCCACTGCCACTTTGATAACGGTTCATTGGGTTTGTTTGAAGCGACCCGCTACGCACGCGGACACAAAGCGCTTTACACCCTGGAGATCAACGGAGAACATGCTTCCCTTCGCTGGGATTTGCACGATATGAACCGTCTGGAATTTTTTGACCATGATGATGAAGGAATCGTGCGGGGTTGGCGTTCCATTCTGGTAACCGATGGCGACCAGCCATATATGGATAGGTGGTGGATTCCCGGAACTTCTATTGGCTATGAGCATACATTTACGCATCAGGTAGCAGACTTTCTCAAGAGCCTGGAAACGGGTGAGCCTTGTCTGCCTAATTTTAGAGATGCCCTGGAGACGCAAAAAGTTTGTGAAGCTGTGATAGACTCAGCCAACTCAAGAAGCTGGAAAGATACCCAGGTAAAGTGGGAGTAG
- a CDS encoding SusC/RagA family TonB-linked outer membrane protein, which yields MCKSLLYGKRSLLLLMYLCLCFSISGFAQDLAVHQPAEESLKTASGTSLTDRVQENKLLVTVTGTVTDATLGEALPGVNVLVKGSSTGTVTDINGKYSLNVPNNDDILVFSSIGYMAQEVPLNGRTVVDIALSEDIQSLEEIVVVGYGSQLKKEITGSVQTVDATELRDVPVSQVTQKLQGRLAGVQINQTTGKPGQGMNVRIRGQLSVSGGSDPLYVVDGFPITGDISNLNPDEIQDISVLKDAASTSLYGSRAANGVVLITTKKGKAGQTNVSFNAFAGIQEVPERGRLEMMNAEEFAQFKKEFYEDAGQPVPEVFQDPSQFRGKNNDWYDALLQKAPIQSYNLTITSNKEKVNTAIIAGVFDQQGVVLNTDYKRYSLRMNTSYDVSDKVRLGFNIAPSYIKDNIPRTDGDRGTGILFNALHTWPVMPIYAENGELTDFNRFPAETGNIFAYANWVRSAEELINETKEVNVLSNAFIEFEPIDGLVFRSTFNAELYNSKFFFFNPSTATSSINVPLPTTAVSIRQNMEDFTWLNENLVTYSKSFGEHNFELLGGFTSQRFRRDLTRIQADTYADDRLPTIQGAINLNRNGTFSGVDEWSLMSYLSRLTYNYRGKYLLTAAVRSDGSSRFGSENRWGLFPSASLGWVISDEGFLQDLPAISFAKVRASYGITGNNNIGNYTQYALINNTVNAVFGDNVAPGAVVTSLANNNLGWETTKQFDIGIDLGLFNDRIQLIYDYYQKTTTNLLYSVQVPQESGFSNFNDNIGEIDFWGHEVAITSVNTTGKLRWTTSANISFNRNEVVALADGIDRVYGTFHITQVGKPFGQFYGHIADGVYMNQEDLDNSAQVPGRSTVGSIKLVDINGDGVITRGGDNDDRAIMGNPFPDFTYGITNNLRYGNFDFSIVGTGSQGNDLLVRHLYSTTNLDGVFNLMREVKYRFRSPENPGKGFFGTTVGGGNVTGIERDWLNSRFVTDASYFTIRNITLGYTFGGIDKIFKSARLYTSIQNAYIFTNYWGGQNPEISVNAAGDGDGGNLSQGVDLSGYPVPRTYTIGVNLSF from the coding sequence ATGTGTAAATCACTACTTTACGGAAAGAGAAGTCTTCTCTTGCTCATGTATTTATGTCTATGCTTTAGCATTAGCGGTTTTGCGCAGGATCTGGCCGTTCATCAGCCAGCCGAGGAGTCTTTGAAAACTGCTTCTGGCACAAGCCTGACAGATCGGGTACAAGAAAATAAGCTCCTGGTTACTGTGACAGGTACGGTTACGGATGCTACACTGGGAGAAGCTTTACCCGGGGTCAATGTGTTGGTCAAAGGCAGCAGCACAGGTACAGTGACTGATATTAATGGCAAATACAGTCTTAATGTCCCTAATAACGATGACATTCTGGTATTTTCTTCTATCGGCTATATGGCCCAGGAAGTACCGTTGAATGGCAGAACAGTGGTGGACATCGCATTGTCAGAAGATATACAAAGCCTGGAAGAAATTGTAGTAGTAGGTTATGGTAGCCAACTGAAAAAGGAAATCACCGGATCAGTACAGACGGTAGATGCTACGGAGCTGAGAGATGTACCGGTATCACAGGTAACTCAAAAACTACAGGGACGTCTGGCCGGAGTCCAGATCAACCAAACTACTGGAAAGCCCGGTCAGGGCATGAATGTGAGGATACGCGGACAGCTATCTGTATCCGGCGGTAGCGACCCCTTGTACGTAGTAGATGGTTTTCCTATCACAGGTGACATTAGTAACCTCAACCCTGATGAGATACAGGATATTTCGGTATTGAAGGATGCTGCCTCCACCTCTTTATATGGCTCCCGTGCAGCCAATGGTGTGGTACTCATTACGACCAAAAAAGGAAAGGCCGGACAGACCAATGTGAGTTTTAATGCCTTTGCAGGGATACAGGAAGTGCCCGAAAGAGGCAGGCTGGAAATGATGAATGCTGAAGAGTTTGCCCAGTTTAAAAAGGAGTTTTACGAAGATGCCGGGCAGCCGGTTCCCGAAGTATTCCAGGACCCCTCTCAGTTCAGGGGTAAAAATAACGACTGGTATGATGCCCTTTTACAAAAAGCACCCATCCAGAGTTATAACCTGACCATTACCTCTAACAAAGAGAAGGTCAATACTGCCATCATCGCCGGAGTATTTGACCAGCAGGGTGTAGTGCTGAATACCGATTATAAAAGGTATTCGCTGAGGATGAATACCAGTTATGATGTGTCAGATAAAGTACGGCTGGGATTTAATATTGCTCCTTCTTATATCAAAGATAATATCCCCAGAACCGACGGTGATCGGGGTACAGGTATCCTCTTCAATGCTTTGCATACCTGGCCTGTCATGCCCATTTATGCTGAAAATGGTGAGTTGACCGATTTTAATAGGTTTCCGGCAGAGACAGGTAACATTTTTGCCTATGCCAACTGGGTAAGATCCGCAGAAGAACTGATCAACGAAACCAAAGAAGTCAATGTACTGTCTAATGCGTTCATTGAGTTTGAACCCATAGATGGTTTGGTTTTCAGATCTACTTTCAACGCAGAACTGTATAACTCCAAGTTCTTCTTCTTTAACCCTTCTACCGCTACCAGCAGTATCAATGTGCCGCTGCCTACTACTGCGGTTTCCATTAGACAAAATATGGAAGATTTTACCTGGCTGAATGAAAACCTGGTGACTTATTCCAAAAGTTTTGGCGAACATAATTTTGAGTTATTGGGTGGTTTTACCTCGCAAAGGTTCCGCAGGGATTTGACCCGCATACAGGCTGATACTTACGCCGATGACCGTCTGCCTACCATACAGGGAGCCATTAATCTTAATAGAAACGGGACATTCAGTGGCGTAGACGAATGGAGTCTGATGTCATATTTATCCCGACTTACCTACAATTACAGAGGGAAATACCTCCTGACTGCTGCTGTACGTTCTGATGGCTCTTCCCGTTTCGGTTCAGAAAACCGTTGGGGACTTTTCCCATCCGCTTCCTTAGGTTGGGTTATTTCGGATGAGGGCTTTCTTCAGGACCTGCCTGCCATATCATTTGCCAAAGTCAGAGCCAGCTATGGTATCACCGGTAACAATAACATTGGTAACTATACACAGTATGCGCTGATCAACAATACGGTCAACGCAGTATTTGGTGATAATGTAGCACCCGGAGCAGTGGTAACTTCTCTGGCCAATAACAATCTGGGCTGGGAGACGACCAAACAGTTTGATATCGGCATAGACCTTGGTTTATTCAACGACCGTATACAACTCATTTACGATTATTATCAGAAAACCACCACCAATCTGCTTTACAGTGTACAGGTGCCTCAGGAGTCGGGATTCTCTAACTTCAATGATAATATCGGAGAAATTGATTTCTGGGGACATGAGGTAGCCATCACTTCCGTTAATACTACCGGCAAACTCAGATGGACCACCAGTGCCAATATCTCATTCAACAGAAATGAAGTGGTTGCCCTGGCGGATGGTATAGACCGGGTATACGGTACATTTCATATTACCCAGGTGGGTAAGCCCTTTGGGCAGTTTTATGGACATATTGCGGATGGAGTATACATGAATCAGGAAGATCTTGACAACTCTGCGCAGGTGCCCGGTCGCTCCACGGTGGGTAGTATCAAATTGGTAGATATCAATGGTGATGGCGTAATCACCAGGGGAGGAGATAATGACGATCGTGCCATCATGGGCAATCCTTTTCCGGATTTTACCTACGGCATCACCAATAACCTGCGTTACGGCAATTTTGATTTTAGCATTGTGGGTACCGGTTCTCAGGGTAATGATCTGCTGGTGCGTCACCTGTACAGTACCACCAACCTGGATGGGGTTTTTAACCTGATGAGAGAAGTCAAATATCGTTTCAGATCACCAGAAAATCCTGGTAAGGGTTTCTTCGGTACTACTGTAGGCGGTGGAAATGTGACCGGTATTGAAAGAGACTGGCTCAACAGCCGCTTTGTGACGGATGCATCTTATTTTACCATCAGAAATATTACCCTGGGCTATACTTTTGGTGGTATTGACAAAATCTTTAAATCCGCCCGCCTCTATACTTCTATCCAGAATGCCTACATCTTTACCAATTACTGGGGTGGACAAAACCCTGAAATCAGTGTGAATGCTGCGGGAGATGGTGATGGTGGTAACCTAAGTCAGGGCGTGGATCTTTCAGGCTATCCGGTGCCGCGTACCTACACCATTGGGGTAAACTTGTCCTTCTAA
- a CDS encoding RagB/SusD family nutrient uptake outer membrane protein, translating to MKKLNILFILLGLALPACQDDFLSIVPETSLSSATFFTKEADFQQAVNGAYVPLRSIVNDRAWLLGEMHSDNTYFARNPLFGATEQQEDIADFAIPSDDGITTNVHVLNQYRLDYQIIARTNQILSQIDDVEFSAESKANLKGQAFFLRAYAYFELVRYFGSVPLHLTPVTVRQEAALPLSPEEAIYAQIVQDAQEAVNLLPPKSVQEAGRATSGAAKTLLANVYINQEKWAEAEALLREVVNSNEYALMDDYADAFPGNSSNKNNMESVFEVQFQEGSAGLNGSFIYNFMPRPIAAEELVLITGTSNPQPLTGEGNNIPTPDIIAAYEEGDEREEASIGYIYLDGSPWTDGVYPYIKKFAEPHSLHGNHGMNWPIYRYSEVLLLLAEALAEQGETGEAEGYLQQVRERAGLGAYQGNLLDAIYRERRVELAFENKRWFDLVRTGRAMEVITAYGNRIKANPLAYYYPEGTEPRGNAFTNISLYYALPADEADLSPHF from the coding sequence ATGAAAAAACTAAATATTCTATTCATATTATTAGGATTAGCACTGCCCGCCTGCCAGGACGATTTTCTATCCATCGTTCCTGAAACCTCTTTGAGCTCGGCTACTTTCTTTACCAAAGAAGCGGATTTTCAACAGGCTGTCAACGGAGCCTATGTGCCGCTACGGAGTATCGTCAACGACAGGGCCTGGCTTTTGGGTGAGATGCATTCCGACAATACCTACTTTGCCCGTAATCCTCTTTTTGGAGCTACTGAACAGCAGGAGGATATTGCGGACTTTGCCATTCCCAGTGATGACGGTATCACCACCAATGTACATGTGCTGAACCAGTACCGTCTGGATTATCAGATCATTGCCCGTACCAATCAGATTTTGTCGCAAATAGACGATGTAGAGTTCAGTGCTGAATCAAAAGCGAACCTGAAAGGCCAGGCATTCTTCCTGAGAGCTTATGCTTACTTTGAACTTGTACGTTATTTTGGCAGTGTTCCTTTACACCTGACTCCGGTCACAGTACGCCAGGAAGCCGCATTACCATTGTCTCCAGAAGAAGCTATCTATGCCCAGATTGTACAGGATGCGCAGGAAGCCGTTAATTTGTTGCCACCCAAATCTGTGCAGGAAGCAGGAAGGGCAACTTCCGGTGCTGCAAAAACACTGCTGGCCAATGTATATATTAACCAGGAAAAATGGGCAGAAGCAGAAGCGCTATTGAGAGAAGTAGTGAATAGCAATGAATACGCTCTGATGGATGATTATGCAGATGCTTTTCCCGGTAACTCCAGCAATAAGAACAATATGGAGTCGGTATTTGAAGTACAGTTTCAGGAAGGATCGGCAGGATTGAATGGCAGCTTTATTTATAATTTTATGCCTCGCCCAATTGCTGCCGAGGAACTGGTATTGATTACCGGAACCTCTAACCCTCAGCCTTTGACTGGAGAGGGAAATAATATTCCTACGCCCGATATCATTGCGGCTTATGAAGAGGGAGACGAAAGGGAAGAGGCTTCTATAGGATATATTTATCTTGATGGTAGTCCCTGGACTGACGGTGTGTACCCTTATATCAAAAAATTTGCTGAACCTCATTCTCTACATGGTAATCATGGCATGAACTGGCCTATTTACCGCTACTCTGAAGTCCTGCTATTACTGGCAGAAGCTCTGGCAGAGCAAGGTGAAACCGGAGAGGCCGAAGGATATCTGCAGCAGGTTCGGGAAAGGGCTGGTTTGGGTGCATATCAGGGCAATCTGTTGGATGCCATTTACAGAGAAAGAAGGGTGGAACTGGCTTTTGAAAACAAACGCTGGTTTGACCTGGTCAGAACAGGTAGAGCGATGGAGGTAATCACTGCTTATGGAAATAGAATCAAAGCCAATCCACTGGCTTATTATTATCCTGAAGGAACAGAGCCCAGAGGTAACGCTTTTACCAACATCAGTTTATATTATGCGCTTCCGGCTGATGAAGCAGATTTGAGTCCACACTTCTAG
- a CDS encoding cupin domain-containing protein, which yields MKTMEKMSLAQNALDQGKGILRLAPTWVPRSFCVPGRRIKLHPDDYYVLGGQRGGIDERWFSSTTPAKNGPLTGENEGLSPVVFKDGNKEVQILLRDAVSELKGGLIGERIWKEHESWPMYSKFFDNMGPLPHHVHHNDEHAKLIGQLGKPEAYYFPPQVNNHGGDFPYTFIGIAPGTTKEQIRECLENFTKGDNKITNFSSAYCLEPGTGWDVPPGLLHAPGSMCTYEPQKASDVFAMYQSLVNEAIIPEELLWNGTPKDRMGDFDQLIEVLDWELNVDPNMMANRFMQPIPVRSMDEMEADGYVEKWVCYKSDAFSAKELTVMPGATVTIKDSAAYGMIMMQGHGKMGVWDIETPSLIRYGQLTHDEYFVSESAAKEGVKIVNASKTDPIVMLKHLGPGNPDLNL from the coding sequence ATGAAAACAATGGAAAAGATGAGCCTGGCTCAAAATGCATTAGATCAGGGAAAAGGAATATTACGATTGGCTCCCACCTGGGTGCCTCGTTCATTTTGTGTGCCCGGACGTAGAATCAAGCTGCACCCCGATGATTACTATGTGCTGGGCGGTCAGCGTGGCGGTATTGACGAACGCTGGTTTTCTTCTACTACCCCTGCCAAAAATGGTCCCCTGACTGGCGAGAATGAAGGGCTGAGCCCGGTAGTCTTTAAAGACGGAAACAAAGAGGTACAAATTCTACTCAGAGATGCTGTGAGTGAACTTAAAGGTGGACTAATCGGAGAGCGTATCTGGAAAGAGCATGAAAGCTGGCCTATGTATTCCAAGTTTTTTGACAATATGGGCCCGCTGCCGCATCATGTGCATCACAATGACGAACATGCCAAGCTGATTGGTCAGCTAGGTAAGCCGGAAGCCTATTACTTCCCACCTCAGGTTAATAACCATGGTGGAGATTTCCCCTATACTTTTATCGGAATCGCTCCCGGCACCACCAAAGAGCAGATTCGTGAGTGCCTGGAAAACTTTACCAAAGGTGATAATAAAATCACCAATTTCTCCTCGGCTTATTGTCTGGAACCCGGCACCGGCTGGGATGTGCCTCCCGGCTTGTTGCATGCTCCCGGTAGTATGTGTACCTACGAGCCTCAGAAAGCCTCCGACGTTTTTGCTATGTACCAGTCGCTGGTCAATGAAGCCATCATACCGGAAGAACTCCTGTGGAATGGTACACCCAAAGACAGAATGGGAGACTTTGACCAGCTCATAGAGGTGCTGGACTGGGAACTGAATGTAGACCCTAATATGATGGCGAATCGTTTTATGCAGCCCATTCCGGTCAGATCCATGGACGAAATGGAGGCCGATGGCTATGTGGAAAAATGGGTATGCTACAAATCCGATGCCTTCAGCGCCAAAGAACTGACAGTAATGCCCGGAGCCACCGTGACCATCAAAGACAGTGCGGCTTATGGCATGATCATGATGCAGGGACATGGCAAAATGGGTGTCTGGGATATTGAAACGCCTTCCCTGATTCGTTATGGACAACTGACCCACGACGAATATTTTGTCAGTGAAAGTGCTGCCAAAGAAGGGGTTAAAATCGTCAATGCCTCTAAAACAGATCCTATTGTGATGCTCAAACACTTAGGTCCTGGCAATCCTGACTTAAATTTGTAA
- a CDS encoding alpha/beta fold hydrolase has product MPHLRANGIQLYYEERGSGDPLLLIMGITAPGSVWEKHVAYWEQHYRCILVDNRGVGFSDKPQGPYTTAQMADDHAELLKSLGISNAGVVGVSMGGTIAQQLALRHPEMVKTMVLMCPWARCDRKGEAIFKHMMHAKAHLRPEDFSNFVQLLIYHKSSWDQDNVYDELMQAQQDAALDPFPQPLHGLEGQAHACISHHVLADLPKIKQPCLVIGGREDMFVPAWMVREVAEAIPGAELHLYEDAGHAFHWEKIEDFNPRVLHWLKEH; this is encoded by the coding sequence ATGCCGCACCTTCGTGCCAATGGAATCCAGCTGTATTATGAAGAACGGGGTTCCGGTGATCCTTTATTGCTCATCATGGGCATTACGGCACCGGGATCTGTCTGGGAAAAACATGTTGCCTACTGGGAACAGCACTATCGCTGTATCCTGGTAGACAATCGGGGCGTAGGCTTTTCGGATAAACCCCAGGGGCCTTATACGACGGCTCAGATGGCTGATGATCATGCCGAATTGCTCAAAAGTTTAGGGATTTCAAATGCTGGCGTTGTTGGGGTGTCTATGGGCGGTACCATTGCCCAGCAACTGGCATTGCGTCATCCGGAAATGGTCAAAACGATGGTGCTGATGTGTCCCTGGGCACGCTGTGACCGCAAAGGAGAAGCTATCTTTAAACACATGATGCATGCCAAAGCCCATCTGCGTCCGGAAGATTTCTCCAACTTTGTGCAGTTGCTGATCTACCACAAATCCAGCTGGGATCAGGATAATGTGTACGATGAACTGATGCAGGCCCAGCAGGATGCAGCACTTGATCCTTTTCCGCAGCCCTTACATGGACTGGAAGGTCAGGCGCATGCCTGCATATCGCATCATGTGCTGGCTGATCTGCCGAAAATCAAGCAGCCTTGTCTGGTCATTGGCGGTAGGGAAGATATGTTTGTACCTGCATGGATGGTACGAGAAGTGGCTGAAGCTATTCCTGGAGCTGAATTACACCTTTATGAAGATGCCGGACATGCTTTTCACTGGGAAAAAATAGAGGATTTCAATCCCAGGGTATTGCACTGGCTCAAAGAACATTGA
- a CDS encoding sugar phosphate isomerase/epimerase family protein: MEKIRIGCETYTWQMPGEQYKDKLEHILEVTSRAGFESIEPDTSFMGRFADPVLMKEALQKYKLELSVLCLAEDWQNPQETEGEKARAEQWIQFLKHFPDTILLLVQKPGKDRNNLEQRQQNLLSCVNNIAKRATDQGITCSYHPNSPAGSVYRTEEDYKILLNGLDPKVIRYTPDVGHIAKGGMDPLKIIRQYRELVNCVHYKDMYQDGRWAAMGEGAIDFEAITKELKNTGFEGWIIVEDECDEAIIDPDNVALADGVYIKNVMKPWLS; this comes from the coding sequence ATGGAAAAAATAAGAATAGGCTGTGAAACCTATACCTGGCAAATGCCGGGCGAACAATACAAAGATAAACTGGAGCATATCCTGGAAGTGACCTCCCGTGCCGGTTTTGAAAGCATAGAACCCGACACCAGTTTTATGGGACGTTTTGCTGATCCTGTGCTGATGAAGGAGGCTTTGCAAAAGTACAAATTGGAACTCTCCGTTTTATGTCTGGCAGAGGATTGGCAAAATCCGCAGGAGACAGAAGGTGAAAAAGCCCGTGCCGAGCAGTGGATTCAGTTTCTGAAACACTTTCCCGATACCATTTTGCTCCTTGTACAAAAGCCCGGCAAAGACCGGAATAATCTGGAGCAACGTCAGCAAAATCTGCTGAGTTGTGTGAACAACATAGCCAAAAGAGCCACCGATCAGGGAATCACTTGCTCTTACCATCCCAATTCACCGGCAGGCTCGGTATATCGTACCGAAGAAGATTATAAAATACTGCTCAACGGTCTGGACCCTAAGGTGATACGCTATACACCGGATGTAGGACATATTGCCAAAGGGGGCATGGACCCACTCAAAATTATCCGTCAGTACCGGGAGCTTGTCAATTGTGTGCATTATAAGGATATGTACCAGGATGGCCGATGGGCAGCGATGGGAGAGGGAGCCATAGATTTTGAAGCTATCACCAAGGAATTAAAGAATACAGGATTTGAAGGGTGGATCATTGTAGAAGATGAATGTGACGAAGCCATCATCGATCCTGATAATGTAGCCCTGGCAGACGGGGTATATATCAAAAATGTGATGAAGCCCTGGCTTTCATGA
- a CDS encoding aldose 1-epimerase family protein → MLQQPWNDKISNPAQIGGIETAVLDNGLGRGTRFAWINTGTGLRYKVVIDRAMDIADAFYNQHSLAWLSHVGITPPQPFSLKGIDWIKTFGGGLLTTCGLTHVGGPEADEHGERSLHGRISNLPAEIESIVQPDPLAGNMDMSISGRIKQTQVFGPSLELKRTISGTLGKASIRIKDEVINRGNTPAPHMLLYHFNLGWPLVDEGSQLLWQGDWESREGESAKIFKEGHDFRSCPPPLEEHKGGGEEAAFINISADSSGVSTCGIHNPQLGLALALRFQKKQLPWLTNWQHWGKGEYVTGLEPGTNPPIGQAKAREMETLLHLAPGESKKYALEIEIFDNEERIKEFIQPYNLG, encoded by the coding sequence TTGCTACAACAACCTTGGAATGACAAAATATCCAATCCTGCACAAATAGGAGGGATAGAAACTGCTGTACTGGATAATGGTTTAGGTCGGGGAACTCGTTTTGCCTGGATCAATACCGGAACGGGCTTGCGTTACAAAGTGGTGATTGACCGGGCGATGGACATTGCAGACGCTTTCTATAATCAGCATAGCCTGGCCTGGCTAAGTCATGTGGGTATAACTCCACCCCAACCCTTTTCTCTCAAAGGCATAGACTGGATCAAAACCTTTGGAGGTGGTCTGCTGACTACCTGCGGCCTGACACATGTGGGCGGGCCAGAAGCCGATGAACATGGCGAACGCAGTCTGCACGGGCGCATCAGTAACCTTCCCGCAGAGATAGAATCCATTGTTCAACCTGATCCGCTGGCCGGAAACATGGACATGAGCATCAGCGGAAGAATCAAACAGACGCAGGTCTTTGGTCCCAGCCTGGAACTGAAGCGGACAATATCGGGTACCCTGGGAAAAGCTTCCATTAGGATAAAGGATGAAGTTATCAACCGGGGAAATACACCGGCTCCTCATATGCTGCTCTACCATTTTAACCTGGGCTGGCCTCTGGTGGATGAAGGTTCGCAACTTCTCTGGCAGGGAGACTGGGAGTCCCGGGAAGGTGAAAGTGCTAAGATTTTCAAAGAAGGTCATGACTTCCGTAGCTGTCCACCCCCTCTGGAGGAGCATAAAGGTGGAGGAGAAGAAGCGGCTTTTATAAATATCAGCGCTGACAGTTCTGGCGTCAGTACCTGTGGAATACATAATCCACAGCTTGGACTTGCGCTGGCTCTGCGCTTTCAGAAAAAACAACTGCCCTGGCTCACCAACTGGCAACACTGGGGCAAAGGTGAATATGTGACCGGACTGGAACCTGGTACGAATCCTCCTATCGGACAAGCAAAAGCCAGGGAAATGGAAACGCTCCTGCATCTGGCCCCCGGTGAAAGCAAAAAATATGCGCTGGAGATTGAAATATTTGACAATGAAGAGAGAATTAAAGAATTTATACAACCTTACAACCTAGGATGA